CAAAAACCCTATAGGATTACCCTCATGTCCCCATCAGACACCCAATTCTTCCCCATTTTCAAAGGGTCCAATCGTCATTCCACCATGCATTACCTGCCTCACTTTGTTTCCTCCTCACGTCCATTCAGATATGGCTGGGCAGGTCAGCTACTACTATATAAGTATTTGCTTCTTAACGACTTTGTGTCACACATTCATATCCAGATCGAGCTCAATAATTTTCAACAAGACAAAGTTCGAAGTTCAAAGATATCAAAGCCAAAGAGTATGGAGGGTTTGATTCCTTATCTTCTCCACGCCATCAAGAAGACAAGGCCTCAGCACAAGTATAGGACGTCATTTTCCGGGTCTGGCAACTCCAACCGGAGCTACCATCTCCTCACCAGTGGCAATGCCTCCTTAGAGGGGTCATCTCATCGCCGGGCGCGATCTGAGCTCCCAGCTCCGGCCGCTGCGGACTTGTTTGAGCAGCGATCGGAGCTTCATCAGTTTGCTTATTCAAGGAGCTACAAGGAAGAAGGTGGTGCTACTGCAGCTGCGGCTTCCTTACCCGGAGGATCAAAGAAGGGTTTCTATCCTTACCGAGCAGCTAATCGGAAATACGAGTGAATTATAAGATTCCAAAATTTCATTGATTTTTTCGTTTTTTGGTTTAAGGCAGGAAGAATGAGTTCAAAGGTGGAGCTTCATCATGATCAATATATGATGGGGTTGCCACTAGAAGTTCATTTCTCTTGTCGATGTTGTAATTGTAATCTATGGTGCTTTTGTTTGTAATGTCGGTGGATTCGAACCTTTGAAAGTAAATTAAAGAATAATAATCAATTGTAGATTATGATCCGGATTGTCTCTACTGTCTGATTCTCATGAAATGTGTACAATTTTATACGAGGAATAGAGTGATTTTAAGTATGTTATCTCATATAATTCATGTTTGCACCAACAAAGTGATAAAAGGGATTATGTTCTTAGGGTCCATGTACTTCTATCAGGTTTTGAGCTTCATATATAGCTATATATCCTGACGGTATTATACGGACGTTTTGTTATATTATAATGTAATTCTGCTGAATTTGAAAGAGCTTCGACATTTTTCACTCCAAAACAAAGAGGTTCCCTTTTTGTTCTTATGGGATATATTCGACATTTTTCGCTACGAAGAAAGCGAAAAAAAAAAAAAAAAACATTGTTATGGATCTTTTACCTTTGTCATCTATATGAACTACATATGGAAAAGAGTTGTTACAACTTACATTACAACAATACTCCACTAAAAGTGAGAGCTTCTTCTCAACGGCCAGAATTCATGCCAGCTAGACCTACTACTAAAAACAGAATAACCAACCGAAAATAGAACACAGTGAACAATTACATACACCTAATTGATTTCATTTTGAAGAACGTACTATGTGATGTGCTTTGATCAAAATGATGAAGCAAGGTATGGAGGGGTTGATTCCCTTTCTATACCATGCCATCAAGAAGCAAAGATCCAAACACAAGTACAGAAGGTATTCTGAGGGCAATACCAGAAGTAGCCACAATCTCCTTTTTAGTGGCCATATACATGAGCTGACCTTGGGAGGAGTCTTCTCTCGTCGTCGAAAAGGATCCGAGTTCCAACCTCTGGTCACTTCTGACTCACTCGACCGGCAATCTGCCCTTGAGTTTAGTCATTCATGTAGCTACGAGGAAGAATATGGTGTTTCTCCGGTGATTCCATATGTGCCAAGGCGATCAAAAGATAGGCTTCTATCCTTGCTAAACCGTAATGTGGTACTTAGAAAAGAAGCTTATCAAGGTGTTTTTTGAAATTTGATCAAACTGATTAATGAAGATGCAGATGTGTTACCACGGGAAATCTAAAGTTTCATCTTCATTTCTTGTAGAAATTTTATTGTTAATTAGCATGATATCTGTTTTTGAACTTTTGATTGTTAATATAGGTGAAATTGAAAGTTTACGACAAAAACTAAGTGTACGTAGCTATGTTAATTTGATCATGAGTGTCGTCATGAACTTCACAGTTCACACGTCTGTAAAAAACTGGACTGCATTCTCTACCCTATCAACGTTTCACAACATCTAGTATTTTTTGTTTTGTTTTTTTGTTTTATCAAATAAGAACTTCATTCATAATGAATCAATTCAACGGATAATCTAAGCATAATGTCTAGTCCGATAAATGCACAATATCTACCTATATATCCAACGATCACGACAAGTTTACAAGTAAGTTTTGATTCCAAAATCGACAATCAAGAACACGATTTCAATATATGCAGTGGCAGAGCTATTCAAAGGCTAAAAGGGGACATGACACCCTTTAGCTTTCAAGTTGCTATGTGATTTGAAACATGATTTAGAGATAACTTCTAGCGGATTGTGCATGAAGCCACTGTTGATGATGCGACTAGGATTACGACATGCAAGATCTCATATTTTTAATGTGGGATTGATATCTCAACACGTCTTAATACTATGATAAAATAGCGTAAGGTTCACATTCAAAACCATTTAACAATTGGTGGAAATACTCAAACCCTTATAAACCCTAAGACAATGTTTCATATTTCCGATGTGAGATTGATATCTCAACATGAAGATGGTAATAAGTGCAGAAAACATTGTCTTTGCTATAATTGTTGATTTGCAGCCAGAAAATCTAACGCTGCCAACCTCTTCGGATTTCCCGGCTCTTGGTTCTACATCTGATACTCAAAAGGTTTACTAAAAACGGAGCCGTCCCTGTGGTAGCCGGAATATGCCACAGAAACCGGTAAGTGAGGGTATGGCGTTGTTCATTGGCTCAGAATCATACGGTTTCCGTTGCCCTTTAAAAAAAAAAAAAAAAAGAAACCAACCTACGACGTCGTTTACTCTTCTTCAACTTGATCTTCCCTCCTTTACATAAATGTGAAGGACCTCCGTCAACACAACCCAAAACCCTCAAAACTATGCAAACCACTCGCAAAACGATGCCGTTCCGGTCAATCTTCGACGCCGGAGAGCTCAAATCCGAGCTGGAAAATTCCGGCATCAAGCCCAGCATCATGCCCTACATATGGAAGCACGTGATCCAAAACCCCTCCGCCGAACTCGACCAAATCCCCTCCTTGCCCTCCGCCGCGTACCCTCTCTTATCCTCCAAATTCAAAACCCTAACCTCCTCCGTCCACTCCGCCACCGACTCCTCCGACCACCTCACCACCAAGCTCCTCATCAAGCTTCAGGTCAGTTCTCGCACACCACCTGTTCGATGAAATTCCTCACTCGAATTCAACTCTCACATTGTTTGGATTTGTTTCGATTAGAATGGGGCGCTGGTGGAGGCGGTGATCATGAGGTACGATAGCAGCTTGGGGAAGCACAATGGCAAGTCCCACCACGGCGGCTCAAGGTCCACCTTGTGCGTTTCGTCTCAGGTCTTTCTTGTTCATCAAAGATTTGAGTATTTTTTTTTTTTGTTTGGTTTTGTTTGCGAAATCGTAATTGTTTTTGTTTTGAATGGATTTGTGGTGATTTGGGATAGGTTGGTTGTAAAATGGGGTGTACTTTCTGTGCCACTGGGACTATGGGGTTTAAGAGCAATTTGACCTCTGGGGAGATTGTGGAGCAGTTGGTTCATGCGTCCCGAATTTCGCCTATACGCAATGTTGTTTTCATGGTAAGTGCATTGTATTTTAGTTGTGTGTTTTCATATTGTATGAATGTAACTGGAAATTTTGGAATTTTGAATTTGTGTGGTGTCAGGGAATGGGAGAACCGTTGAATAACTATAATGCATTAGTGGAAGCGATTCGTGTCATGACTGGTTTACCATTTCAGTTGTCGCCAAAGAGGATTACTGTGTCAACGGTGAGTATTGAAAAGTGCAGTTATGTTTATCAACTTATGCTTTTTGTGAACAAGTGTTCAAGGAGGATCACCTGAGGGACTCTTTAATAGGGGAAAATCTGTACATAAAGTGTTATCCTAATATCACTATTGATTGTGCATTCAAATTCAGTGTTATCCTAATATCATATTCTTGTGCTATTGTCCATGAAAAATGAGATTTCCTCTATATGTAGTAGGCTTTTAGACATCACCAACAATACCATTCCATTGGTCTTGCTCTTACAATACGGTAAAGTTGTGTGATTTTCTCCTGATGTTCTTTCTCCATTGTATAGTCTAGCTAATCTATTTCCTTGTTGTTTGTTATGACGTTTTTCATGACCAATAGTATATCCATTATTAATATGGGACACAATGACTAGATTAGTTTCCTTTATATATAGCTGGGATGATGGGATCACATTTCTAGTGATGCTAACATGATTTGGTTGCTCAATACGAGGGAATTAAGATATGATCGATACATTCCATGCCCACCTTCCCTAATTTTCATCTCATGTACCACAAACATGAATAATATCTTAGTATGCAATACTCTAAAGTCTTCAGTTGAAGTTAGATGAATTTGAGTTGCACTAGTCTTAATGGAGTGGTTCACGAGTGCTGGAACATTGTCTAACTAGTGTATCACTTTTGCATCTATTTCTTTTGTAGGTTGGTATTATCCATGCTATCAACAAGTTCCATAATGATCTACCTGGACTGAATTTAGCAGTTTCACTGCATGCACCTGTCCAAGAAATTCGTTGTCAGATAATGCCTGCAGCTCGGGCCTTTCCCTTAGTAAAGCTTATGGATTCATTGCAACAATATCAAAAGAACAGGTAAACTTCTGTTTGACCTCATGTTTTTATCCACTTTGCTTTCTTTACAGCTATACCTTAGGTATCCTTCTTAGATGTATTTAGAATCTTACCATTTGCCTTTAATCTTCAGTCAGCAAAAAATTTTCATTGAATACATAATGCTTGATGGAGTGAATGATGAAGAGGAACACGCACACCAGCTTGGAAAATTGTTAGATACGTTTCAAGTGGTGCGTTCATATCCCTCTTTAAGTCATGTCTCTGTATCCGTAGATTCCACATCAAAATAACCTTAGACATTTGTTGCTTTCTGTCAAACAGGTTATTAATTTAATACCCTTTAACCCAATTGGTAGTCTGAGCAAATTCAAAACCACTGCCGAAGAGAAAGTATCTACTTTTCAGAAGATTCTAAGAGGTACATATGGCATCCGAACAACTGTTCGCAAGGAAATGGGGCAGGACATAAGTGGAGCATGTGGTCAGTTGGTGGTGAACCCCAATCAGAGGTCAAGTGACAACGCAGTTCCTCCAACTGATATAGAAGATCTTCAGGTCAGATAGATCTCTTTTTCCTCCTGAAATTGATAATACCCAGCACTGCTCTGCAGACCATGATCACTCCACCTGTAACTTAGGAACTTTGTATTCATTCTATCATTTTTGTTGTCCGCAGACGCAACATCTCTGCTGTAATATTATTATCCGATCAGTTCTAAATCTACATCGGTTTTCCATTTACCCCTTCAATCTCTGAGTTTTGTTTTTGTGGATGTATGCATTGTATAGCGGGACTGAAAGTAATTAGCAGTTTTGGTTTATGTCAAACAGGGATGACTTGATTTAAACCCCTTTAATTAGTGTATTATGAGTATAAGAAACATATATTCCCTTTTCTTCTCTCTTTCATTTCTGAAATTCCAGGTATTCATTTCTTTGATGTACATCTTGAATACTTTTACATGGAAATGTCAAAGGTAGA
The window above is part of the Fragaria vesca subsp. vesca linkage group LG2, FraVesHawaii_1.0, whole genome shotgun sequence genome. Proteins encoded here:
- the LOC101292069 gene encoding dual-specificity RNA methyltransferase RlmN 1-like, with the translated sequence MQTTRKTMPFRSIFDAGELKSELENSGIKPSIMPYIWKHVIQNPSAELDQIPSLPSAAYPLLSSKFKTLTSSVHSATDSSDHLTTKLLIKLQNGALVEAVIMRYDSSLGKHNGKSHHGGSRSTLCVSSQVGCKMGCTFCATGTMGFKSNLTSGEIVEQLVHASRISPIRNVVFMGMGEPLNNYNALVEAIRVMTGLPFQLSPKRITVSTVGIIHAINKFHNDLPGLNLAVSLHAPVQEIRCQIMPAARAFPLVKLMDSLQQYQKNSQQKIFIEYIMLDGVNDEEEHAHQLGKLLDTFQVVINLIPFNPIGSLSKFKTTAEEKVSTFQKILRGTYGIRTTVRKEMGQDISGACGQLVVNPNQRSSDNAVPPTDIEDLQVR